In the Streptomyces formicae genome, one interval contains:
- a CDS encoding GNAT family N-acetyltransferase, whose translation MTDPNELAAPAGDFTFRPLDALTDAELVHGWVTHPKAAFWLMQEATLPEVEREYMSIAAAEHHDAFLGLHKGVPAFLMERYDPAHVELVGLYEPLPGDVGMHFLTAPSDVRIPGFTRGVITAVMRELFADPATERVVVEPDVRNTAVHALNEAVGFRPETVIQKPEKEALLSFCTREQFEAAVRERELAI comes from the coding sequence ATGACCGACCCGAACGAACTCGCCGCCCCGGCAGGCGACTTCACCTTCCGGCCGCTCGACGCCCTGACCGACGCCGAGCTCGTGCACGGCTGGGTGACCCACCCCAAGGCCGCCTTCTGGCTGATGCAGGAGGCCACGCTGCCCGAGGTCGAGCGCGAGTACATGTCGATCGCCGCCGCCGAGCACCACGACGCGTTCCTCGGCCTGCACAAGGGCGTCCCCGCCTTCCTGATGGAGCGCTACGACCCGGCGCACGTCGAACTCGTCGGCCTGTACGAGCCGTTGCCCGGTGACGTCGGCATGCACTTCCTCACCGCGCCCTCCGACGTCCGCATCCCCGGCTTCACGCGCGGCGTGATCACCGCGGTGATGCGCGAGCTCTTCGCCGACCCGGCGACCGAGCGGGTCGTGGTCGAGCCCGACGTACGCAACACGGCCGTGCACGCCCTCAACGAAGCCGTCGGGTTCCGGCCCGAGACCGTCATCCAGAAGCCGGAGAAGGAAGCCCTGCTGAGCTTCTGCACCCGCGAGCAGTTCGAAGCAGCCGTACGCGAAAGGGAACTGGCGATATGA
- a CDS encoding universal stress protein, translating into MAGHEFSEPADRKRQVADPTATPLAAEETRHSCDPAFRHGVVVGFDGSTSSERALSYAIGMAHRSGSGLIIVHVANRLPTTVWAGCEPPVFVDVPDHRTEVLGLELACADYLSEVPWILVERGGDICHELEEVGREYSADAIVVGSTHGIVGRIFGSVAGRLARRAQRPVIVIP; encoded by the coding sequence ATGGCCGGTCACGAATTCTCCGAACCCGCGGACCGCAAGCGGCAGGTCGCAGATCCCACAGCGACCCCCCTGGCGGCGGAAGAAACACGTCACTCCTGCGATCCCGCATTCCGACACGGCGTCGTCGTCGGCTTCGACGGCTCGACGTCCAGTGAGCGGGCGCTCTCGTACGCGATCGGCATGGCCCACCGTTCGGGCTCGGGCCTGATCATCGTGCACGTCGCCAACCGACTGCCCACCACGGTGTGGGCGGGCTGCGAGCCACCGGTCTTCGTCGATGTGCCGGACCACCGCACCGAGGTGCTCGGGCTCGAACTGGCCTGTGCGGACTACCTGTCCGAGGTGCCCTGGATCCTGGTCGAGCGCGGCGGCGACATCTGCCACGAGCTGGAGGAGGTCGGCCGCGAGTACAGCGCGGACGCGATCGTCGTCGGCTCCACGCACGGCATCGTCGGCCGGATCTTCGGCTCCGTCGCGGGGCGGCTCGCGCGGCGGGCGCAGCGGCCCGTCATCGTCATTCCGTAA
- a CDS encoding GPR1/FUN34/YaaH family transporter: MDNDVSAGSTTSTLGQLALGLTLLAFGLGHTEVIDGVTAADAVSLATFVGGIALFVAGLFAFRDKDAATGTAFTALGALWFTWGTAADTPVSANAAGLFLLLFALVALSLTLGAAHAGALTRGTYGLLFVALVLLAVARFGDSAGLGKAGGWCAAAGGLLAWYGATAALAHWPTALPGRPAGRGVTATG, translated from the coding sequence GTGGACAACGACGTCTCCGCGGGAAGCACCACCTCGACTCTCGGCCAGCTCGCCCTGGGGCTCACGCTGTTGGCCTTCGGCCTCGGTCACACCGAAGTGATCGACGGCGTCACGGCGGCGGACGCCGTCTCCCTCGCCACCTTCGTCGGCGGCATCGCCCTGTTCGTCGCCGGGCTCTTCGCGTTCCGCGACAAGGACGCGGCCACGGGCACGGCCTTCACCGCGCTCGGCGCGCTCTGGTTCACCTGGGGCACCGCGGCCGACACACCGGTCTCGGCGAACGCGGCGGGCCTCTTCCTGCTGCTCTTCGCCCTCGTCGCGCTCAGCCTGACACTCGGGGCCGCGCACGCGGGAGCGCTCACGCGCGGGACGTACGGGCTGCTCTTCGTGGCGCTCGTGCTGCTCGCCGTCGCGCGGTTCGGTGACAGCGCGGGCCTGGGCAAGGCGGGCGGCTGGTGCGCCGCGGCGGGCGGACTGCTCGCCTGGTACGGGGCGACCGCCGCCCTGGCCCACTGGCCCACGGCCCTTCCGGGGCGGCCTGCGGGCCGGGGAGTGACGGCCACCGGCTGA
- a CDS encoding DUF4429 domain-containing protein, giving the protein MAEIIQRDGTWTFDGETLRLVPGHDKSVSLLRKTLGELTVPLGALAGIAFEQGKKSGRLRLRLRDGSDPLLHATGGKLTDSADPYQLIVEADRYGVAEYLVDEVRNALLIEQVPSTACSAYVLAGPSVPLSISAGDGTASFDGERVRLEWNWKTEDAKSAAGTRSIALDDIAAVDWQPAGGLENGHLRFTVRNAPTKAPPKYDPNAVELWGFKKDPLMALVAAAVTARLPHPSGATPPAVEPVAARTPAPAEVSGDDHDALLRRLRELGELHRAGILTDEEFSTAKQAVLKRM; this is encoded by the coding sequence ATGGCGGAAATCATCCAGCGTGACGGGACCTGGACCTTCGACGGAGAGACGCTGCGCCTGGTGCCGGGGCACGACAAGAGCGTGTCCTTGCTGCGCAAGACACTGGGGGAACTGACCGTCCCCTTGGGCGCGTTGGCGGGCATCGCCTTCGAGCAGGGCAAGAAGTCGGGCCGGTTGAGGCTGCGCCTGCGCGACGGCTCGGACCCGCTGCTCCATGCCACGGGCGGCAAGCTCACGGACTCCGCGGACCCGTATCAACTGATCGTGGAGGCGGACCGGTACGGCGTCGCGGAGTATCTGGTCGACGAGGTGCGCAACGCCCTCCTGATCGAACAGGTCCCCTCGACCGCCTGCTCCGCCTACGTCCTCGCTGGCCCCTCCGTACCCCTGTCGATCTCGGCGGGCGACGGCACGGCGAGCTTCGACGGGGAGCGCGTGCGCCTGGAGTGGAACTGGAAGACGGAGGACGCCAAGTCCGCGGCGGGCACCCGCTCGATCGCCCTCGACGACATCGCCGCGGTGGACTGGCAGCCCGCGGGCGGCCTGGAGAACGGCCACCTCCGCTTCACCGTCAGGAACGCGCCGACCAAGGCCCCGCCGAAGTACGACCCGAACGCGGTCGAGCTGTGGGGCTTCAAGAAGGACCCGCTGATGGCACTGGTCGCCGCCGCGGTGACGGCCCGCCTCCCGCACCCCTCGGGGGCGACTCCTCCCGCGGTGGAGCCGGTCGCGGCCCGGACGCCCGCACCCGCCGAGGTCTCCGGCGATGACCACGACGCGCTCCTGCGGCGGCTGCGGGAGCTCGGTGAGCTGCATCGGGCGGGGATCCTCACGGACGAGGAGTTCAGTACGGCGAAGCAGGCGGTCCTGAAGCGCATGTGA
- a CDS encoding lysine N(6)-hydroxylase/L-ornithine N(5)-oxygenase family protein, whose amino-acid sequence MTALPEPLDFIGIGLGPFNLGLACLTEPLDELTGLFLESKPDFEWHSGMFLEGAHLQTPFMSDLVTLADPTSPYSFLNYLKESGRLYSFYIRENFYPLRTEYNDYCRWAAAKLSSIRFGTTVAEVSYEDETDLYVVRTTAGEFFRARRLVLGTGTPPHLPEACEGLGGDAIHNSRYLQSKQELQKKDSITLVGSGQSAAEIYYDLLAEIDVHGYRLNWVTRSPRFFPLEYTKLTLEMTSPDYIDYFHALPEPTRYRLETQQKGLFKGIDGALIDSIFDLLYQKNLTGPVQTRLLTNTALSEASYDSATRTYTLGLRQEEQEKDFRLDTQGLILATGYRYRVPDFLAPVHDRIRWDGQGRFDVARNYSIDTTGNGIFLQNASVHTHSITSPDLGMGAYRNAYIVGELLGREAYPVEKSIAFQEFAAPEGNLI is encoded by the coding sequence TTGACCGCGCTTCCTGAGCCCCTCGACTTCATCGGGATCGGCCTCGGCCCGTTCAACCTGGGCCTGGCCTGCCTGACCGAGCCGCTCGACGAGCTGACCGGGCTCTTCCTGGAGTCCAAGCCGGACTTCGAGTGGCACTCCGGGATGTTCCTGGAGGGCGCCCACCTCCAGACCCCGTTCATGTCGGACCTGGTCACCCTCGCCGACCCCACGTCCCCGTACTCGTTCCTCAACTACCTGAAGGAATCGGGGCGGTTGTACTCGTTCTACATCCGCGAGAACTTCTACCCGCTGCGCACCGAGTACAACGACTACTGCCGCTGGGCCGCCGCGAAACTCTCCTCGATCCGCTTCGGCACGACGGTCGCCGAGGTGTCGTACGAGGACGAGACCGACCTCTACGTCGTACGCACCACGGCCGGTGAGTTCTTCCGCGCCCGCCGCCTCGTCCTCGGCACCGGCACGCCGCCGCACCTGCCCGAGGCGTGCGAAGGGCTCGGCGGGGACGCGATCCACAACTCCCGCTATCTGCAGAGCAAGCAGGAGTTGCAGAAGAAGGACTCGATCACGCTGGTGGGCAGCGGCCAGTCCGCCGCCGAGATCTACTACGACCTGCTCGCCGAGATCGACGTGCACGGCTACCGGCTCAACTGGGTCACCCGCTCGCCGCGCTTCTTCCCGCTCGAATACACCAAACTGACGCTGGAGATGACCTCTCCGGACTACATCGACTACTTCCACGCGCTGCCCGAGCCGACCCGCTACCGCCTGGAGACCCAGCAGAAGGGCCTCTTCAAGGGCATCGACGGCGCGCTGATCGACTCGATCTTCGACCTGCTCTACCAGAAGAACCTCACCGGGCCCGTGCAGACCCGGCTGCTCACCAACACCGCGCTGAGCGAGGCCAGTTACGACAGCGCGACGCGCACGTACACGCTCGGGCTCCGCCAGGAGGAGCAGGAGAAGGACTTCCGGCTCGACACCCAGGGCCTGATCCTCGCCACCGGCTACCGCTACCGCGTCCCGGACTTCCTCGCCCCGGTCCACGACCGCATCCGCTGGGACGGCCAGGGTCGCTTCGACGTCGCCCGCAACTACAGCATCGACACCACCGGGAACGGCATCTTCCTGCAGAACGCCTCGGTGCACACCCACTCGATCACCAGCCCCGACCTCGGCATGGGCGCGTACCGCAACGCGTACATCGTCGGCGAGCTGCTCGGCCGCGAGGCCTACCCGGTCGAGAAGTCCATCGCGTTCCAGGAGTTCGCCGCTCCGGAGGGGAACCTCATATGA
- a CDS encoding GlxA family transcriptional regulator, with protein sequence MSHDSTAAPETTARKLSGRRRREIVAVLLFSGGPIFESSIPLSVFGIDRQDAGVPRYRLLVCAGEEGPLRTTGGLELTAPHGLEAIGRAGTVVVPAWRSITSPPPPEALDALRRAHEEGARIVGLCTGAFVLAAAGLLDGRPATTHWMYAPTLAKRYPSVHVDPRELFVDDGDVLTSAGTAAGIDLCLHIVRTDHGNEAAGALARRLVVPPRRAGGQERYLDRSLPEEIGADPLAEVVAWALEHLHEQFDVETLAARAYMSRRTFDRRFRSLTGSAPLQWLITQRVLQAQRLLETSDYSVDEVAGRCGFRSPVALRGHFRRQLGSSPAAYRAAYRARRPQGERALDPVPVTPQAVPVLEAGPVPTQTRRTAAASAIGPSSASVPASDPGKPHSDVYAPGRPPLPGQRSAP encoded by the coding sequence ATGAGCCACGACTCCACTGCCGCGCCGGAGACCACGGCCCGGAAGCTTTCCGGACGCCGCCGCCGGGAGATCGTAGCGGTGCTGCTGTTCAGCGGTGGCCCCATCTTCGAGAGCTCCATACCGCTCTCGGTGTTCGGCATCGACCGGCAGGACGCCGGCGTCCCCCGCTACCGGCTGCTGGTGTGCGCCGGTGAGGAGGGGCCGCTGCGGACCACCGGCGGTCTCGAACTGACCGCGCCTCACGGCCTGGAGGCGATCGGCCGCGCGGGCACCGTGGTGGTGCCCGCCTGGCGGTCGATCACGTCGCCTCCGCCGCCGGAGGCCCTGGACGCGCTGCGCCGCGCGCACGAGGAGGGCGCCCGCATCGTCGGGCTCTGCACCGGGGCGTTCGTCCTGGCCGCCGCGGGGCTCCTCGACGGACGCCCGGCGACCACGCACTGGATGTACGCGCCGACGCTCGCGAAGCGCTATCCGTCGGTCCATGTGGACCCGCGCGAGCTCTTCGTGGACGACGGCGACGTGCTGACGAGCGCGGGCACCGCGGCCGGAATTGATCTCTGTCTGCACATCGTGCGCACGGATCACGGCAACGAGGCGGCGGGCGCGCTCGCCCGCAGGCTCGTCGTGCCGCCGCGCAGGGCCGGCGGTCAGGAGCGCTATCTCGACAGGTCTTTACCTGAGGAGATCGGCGCCGACCCGCTGGCCGAGGTCGTCGCCTGGGCGCTCGAGCACCTCCACGAGCAGTTCGACGTGGAGACGCTGGCCGCGCGCGCGTACATGAGCAGGCGGACGTTCGACCGCAGGTTCCGTTCGCTGACCGGCAGCGCGCCGCTGCAGTGGCTGATCACCCAGCGGGTGCTTCAGGCACAGCGGCTCCTGGAGACCTCCGACTACTCCGTCGACGAGGTCGCGGGCCGCTGCGGCTTCCGCTCGCCGGTGGCGCTGCGGGGTCACTTCCGGCGCCAGCTGGGCTCCTCGCCCGCCGCCTACCGGGCCGCTTACCGCGCCCGCAGGCCACAGGGCGAGCGCGCGCTGGATCCCGTGCCGGTGACGCCGCAGGCCGTGCCCGTCCTGGAGGCGGGCCCGGTCCCGACGCAGACCCGGCGTACGGCGGCCGCGAGCGCGATCGGCCCTTCGTCGGCCTCCGTGCCCGCGTCCGATCCCGGCAAACCGCACTCGGACGTGTACGCGCCAGGCCGTCCGCCTCTGCCCGGGCAGAGGAGCGCGCCGTAG
- a CDS encoding IucA/IucC family protein, translating into MTLSDTVAHLSPERWATANRLLIRKALAEFAHERLLTPEPLGDGAYAVRSDDALTRYRFTAEVLRLDHWQIDAASITRHRDGGELPLNALEFFTELRGALGLSDAILPVYLEEISSTLSGTCYKLTKPAIPAAELSRSGFQEIETGMTEGHPCFVANNGRLGFGVHEYLSYAPETASPVRLVWLAARKDRAAFTAGAGIDYESFLRAELGEQTLDRFDRILRDQGLDPAEYLLIPAHPWQWWNKLSVTFAAEVAQRHLVCLGEGDDEYLAQQSIRTFFNSTSPAKHYVKTALSVINMGFMRGLSAAYMEATPAINDWLAALIENDETLRDTGLTIIRERAAVGYRHLEYEAATDRYSPYRKMLAALWRESPVTSVGEGEQLATMASLLHVDRDGGTFAGALIERSGLTPTEWLRRYLHAYLTPLLHSFYAYDLVFMPHGENVILVLKDGVVQRAIFKDIAEEIAVMDPDAVLPPVVERIRVEVPEDKKLLSIFTDVFDCFFRFLAANLVSEGLVDEDTFWRAVAECVTTYQEATPQLADKFKQYDMFAPEFSLSCLNRLQLRNNEQMVDLSDPSGALQLIGTLKNPIA; encoded by the coding sequence ATGACCCTGTCCGACACCGTGGCACACCTGTCCCCGGAGCGCTGGGCCACGGCCAACCGCCTGCTCATCCGCAAGGCACTCGCCGAATTCGCCCACGAACGGCTGCTCACGCCCGAGCCACTGGGCGACGGCGCCTACGCCGTCCGCAGCGACGACGCCCTCACCCGCTACCGGTTCACCGCCGAGGTCCTGCGCCTGGACCACTGGCAGATCGACGCGGCGTCGATCACCCGCCACCGCGACGGCGGCGAACTCCCGCTCAACGCACTGGAGTTCTTCACCGAGCTGCGCGGCGCGCTCGGCCTGAGCGACGCCATCCTGCCGGTCTACCTGGAGGAGATCTCCTCCACGCTCTCGGGCACCTGCTACAAACTCACCAAGCCCGCGATCCCGGCCGCCGAGCTCTCCCGCTCCGGCTTCCAGGAGATCGAGACGGGCATGACCGAGGGCCACCCCTGTTTCGTCGCCAACAACGGCCGGCTCGGTTTCGGCGTGCACGAGTACCTCTCGTACGCCCCCGAGACCGCGAGCCCGGTGCGCCTGGTGTGGCTGGCGGCCCGCAAGGACCGCGCGGCGTTCACGGCGGGCGCGGGCATCGACTACGAGTCCTTCCTCCGCGCCGAGCTGGGCGAACAGACCCTGGACCGCTTCGATCGGATCCTGCGCGACCAGGGCCTGGATCCCGCCGAGTACCTGCTGATCCCGGCCCACCCCTGGCAGTGGTGGAACAAGCTGTCGGTGACGTTCGCCGCCGAGGTCGCCCAGCGTCACCTCGTCTGCCTCGGCGAGGGCGACGACGAGTACCTCGCGCAGCAGTCGATCCGCACCTTCTTCAACTCCACGTCGCCCGCCAAGCACTACGTGAAGACGGCCCTCTCCGTCATCAACATGGGCTTCATGCGCGGCCTCTCGGCGGCGTACATGGAGGCGACCCCGGCGATCAACGACTGGCTCGCCGCTCTCATCGAGAACGACGAGACGCTGCGCGACACCGGCCTGACGATCATCCGCGAGCGCGCCGCGGTCGGCTACCGGCACCTGGAGTACGAGGCCGCCACCGACCGCTACTCCCCCTACCGCAAGATGCTCGCCGCCCTGTGGCGCGAGAGCCCGGTGACCTCCGTCGGCGAGGGCGAGCAGCTCGCCACGATGGCCTCGCTGCTGCACGTCGACCGGGACGGCGGCACCTTCGCGGGCGCCCTGATCGAACGCTCCGGCCTGACCCCGACGGAGTGGCTGCGCCGCTACCTGCACGCGTACCTCACCCCGCTGCTGCACAGCTTCTACGCGTACGACCTGGTCTTCATGCCGCACGGCGAGAACGTGATCCTGGTCCTGAAGGACGGCGTCGTCCAGCGCGCGATCTTCAAGGACATCGCCGAGGAGATCGCGGTGATGGACCCGGACGCGGTCCTGCCGCCGGTGGTCGAGCGGATCCGCGTGGAGGTCCCCGAGGACAAGAAGCTCCTGTCGATCTTCACGGACGTCTTCGACTGCTTCTTCCGCTTCCTCGCGGCGAACCTCGTCTCCGAGGGCCTGGTCGACGAGGACACGTTCTGGCGGGCGGTCGCGGAGTGCGTGACCACCTACCAGGAGGCGACGCCCCAACTGGCGGACAAGTTCAAGCAGTACGACATGTTCGCCCCGGAGTTCTCGCTGTCCTGCCTCAACCGGCTCCAGCTGCGCAACAACGAGCAGATGGTCGACCTGTCCGACCCCTCTGGGGCGCTGCAACTGATCGGGACGCTGAAGAACCCGATCGCCTGA
- the glmS gene encoding glutamine--fructose-6-phosphate transaminase (isomerizing) — MCGIVGYIGKRDVAPLLLEGLQRLEYRGYDSAGIAVTSPKATGLKTVKAKGRVRDLEAKVPARFKGTTGIAHTRWATHGAPSDENAHPHLSQDGKVAVVHNGIIDNASELRAKLTADGVEFLSETDTEVLTHLVARSQANTLEEKVREALRHIEGTYGIAVLHADFNDRIVVARNGSPVVLGIGEKEMFVASDVAALVSHTRQVVTLDDGEMATIKADDYRTYTTEGSRTTASPTTVEWEAESYDMGGHDTYMHKEIFEQPDAVDRVLRGRIDDRFSTVHLGGLNLDAHDARKVRRVKILGCGTSYHAGMIGAQMIEELARIPADAEPASEFRYRNPVVDPDTLYIAVSQSGETYDVLAAVQELKRKGARVLGVVNVVGSAIAREADAGVYVHAGPEVCVVSTKCFTNTTVAFGLLALHLGRIRDLSVSDGKRIIEGLRKLPGQISEVLKQEDEIKKIAKQYADARSMLFIGRVRGYPVAREASLKLKEVSYIHAEAYPASELKHGPLALIEPALPTVAIVPNDDLLEKNRAALEEIKARSGKILAVAHQEQEKADQTIVVPKNENELDPILMGIPLQLLAYHTALALGRDIDKPRNLAKSVTVE, encoded by the coding sequence ATGTGTGGAATCGTCGGATACATCGGCAAGCGTGACGTCGCCCCGCTGCTCCTCGAAGGACTCCAGCGCCTGGAGTACCGCGGCTACGACTCGGCGGGCATCGCCGTCACCAGCCCCAAGGCGACGGGCCTGAAGACCGTCAAGGCCAAGGGCCGCGTCCGCGACCTGGAGGCCAAGGTCCCCGCCCGCTTCAAGGGCACCACCGGCATCGCCCACACCCGCTGGGCCACCCACGGCGCCCCCTCCGACGAGAACGCGCACCCCCACCTGTCGCAGGACGGCAAGGTCGCGGTCGTCCACAACGGCATCATCGACAACGCCTCCGAGCTGCGCGCCAAGCTGACCGCCGACGGCGTCGAGTTCCTCTCCGAGACGGACACCGAGGTCCTCACCCACCTCGTCGCCCGCTCGCAGGCCAACACCCTCGAAGAGAAGGTGCGCGAGGCCCTGCGCCACATCGAGGGCACCTACGGCATCGCCGTCCTGCACGCCGACTTCAACGACCGCATCGTCGTCGCCCGCAACGGCTCCCCCGTCGTCCTCGGCATCGGCGAGAAGGAGATGTTCGTCGCCTCGGACGTCGCCGCGCTCGTCTCCCACACCCGCCAGGTCGTCACCCTCGACGACGGCGAGATGGCCACCATCAAGGCCGACGACTACCGCACGTACACCACCGAGGGCTCCCGCACGACGGCCTCGCCGACCACCGTGGAGTGGGAGGCCGAGTCGTACGACATGGGCGGCCACGACACGTACATGCACAAGGAGATCTTCGAGCAGCCCGACGCGGTCGACCGCGTCCTGCGCGGCCGCATCGACGACCGCTTCTCCACCGTGCACCTCGGCGGCCTCAACCTCGACGCGCACGACGCCCGCAAGGTGCGCCGCGTCAAGATCCTCGGCTGCGGCACCTCGTACCACGCGGGCATGATCGGCGCCCAGATGATCGAGGAGCTGGCCCGCATCCCCGCCGACGCGGAGCCCGCCTCCGAGTTCCGCTACCGCAACCCGGTGGTGGACCCCGACACCCTCTACATCGCGGTCTCCCAGTCCGGCGAGACCTACGACGTGCTCGCCGCGGTCCAGGAGCTCAAGCGCAAGGGCGCCCGCGTCCTCGGCGTGGTGAACGTGGTCGGCTCGGCGATCGCCCGCGAGGCCGACGCGGGCGTGTACGTCCACGCGGGCCCTGAGGTCTGCGTCGTCTCCACCAAGTGCTTCACCAACACCACGGTCGCCTTCGGCCTGCTCGCCCTGCACCTGGGCCGCATCCGTGACCTGTCGGTCTCCGACGGCAAGCGGATCATCGAGGGCCTGCGCAAGCTGCCGGGCCAGATCTCGGAGGTCCTCAAGCAGGAGGACGAGATCAAGAAGATCGCCAAGCAGTACGCGGACGCCCGCTCGATGCTCTTCATCGGGCGCGTACGCGGCTACCCCGTCGCCCGCGAGGCGTCCCTCAAGCTCAAGGAGGTCTCGTACATCCACGCCGAGGCCTACCCCGCCTCCGAGCTCAAGCACGGCCCGCTCGCCCTCATCGAGCCCGCGCTCCCGACGGTCGCGATCGTCCCGAACGACGACCTCCTGGAGAAGAACCGCGCCGCCCTGGAGGAGATCAAGGCCCGCAGCGGCAAGATCCTCGCGGTCGCGCACCAGGAGCAGGAGAAGGCCGACCAGACGATCGTCGTCCCCAAGAACGAGAACGAGCTGGACCCGATCCTGATGGGCATCCCGCTCCAACTCCTCGCCTACCACACGGCGTTGGCGCTCGGCCGGGACATCGACAAGCCGCGGAACCTGGCGAAGTCGGTGACGGTGGAGTAG
- a CDS encoding beta-N-acetylhexosaminidase translates to MRSHRRTTRVLGSLLLVAAAGISSFAAAPSGAAASPTVTPLGQIVPAPLKAEPAGPGFEITAKTRIRVEKGNAAERRAGEYLADVLRPATGYKLPVTDSGGSDGIRLRISAEPANKALGAEGYRVISARGSLTITSWSDAGLFHGIQTVRQQLPAALEKKTRQRGPWRIAGGTIEDTPRYGYRGTMLDVSRHFFTVDQVKRYIDQAALYKLNKLHLHLSDDQGWRIAIDSWPRLASYGGSTQVGGGKGGYYTKAQYKEIVAYAASRHLEVIPEIDMPGHTNAALSSYADLNCNGVAPPLYTGTEVGFSSLCVKKDVTYDFVDDVIRELAALTPGEYLHIGGDEAHSTSHEDFVAFMEKVQPVVAKYGKKVMGWHQLAGANPVKGAVVQYWGYDKTGAAEREEVVNAAKNGTKLVLSPADRAYIDHKYTKDTPLGLSWAGYVEVERSYDWDPATYLQGAPADSVMGVEAPLWTETLSTSAHLDYMAFPRLPGIAELGWSPAATHDWEKYKVRLAAQAPRWDALGIGYYKSPQVPWPGK, encoded by the coding sequence GTGAGATCGCACAGAAGGACGACCCGCGTACTCGGCTCGCTGCTGCTCGTGGCGGCCGCAGGAATCTCCTCGTTCGCCGCGGCACCCTCGGGGGCCGCCGCGAGCCCCACGGTCACCCCACTCGGCCAGATCGTGCCCGCGCCCCTGAAGGCCGAGCCCGCCGGGCCCGGCTTCGAGATCACCGCCAAGACCCGGATCCGCGTCGAGAAGGGCAACGCGGCGGAGCGCAGGGCCGGTGAGTACCTCGCGGACGTGCTGCGCCCGGCCACCGGCTACAAGCTGCCCGTCACCGACAGCGGCGGCAGCGACGGCATCCGCCTGCGCATCAGCGCGGAGCCCGCGAACAAGGCCCTCGGCGCCGAGGGCTACCGGGTCATCTCCGCGCGCGGCTCGCTCACCATCACCTCCTGGTCGGACGCCGGGCTCTTCCACGGCATCCAGACGGTGCGCCAGCAACTGCCCGCGGCCCTGGAGAAGAAGACCAGGCAGCGCGGCCCGTGGCGGATCGCGGGCGGCACCATCGAGGACACCCCGCGCTACGGCTACCGAGGCACCATGCTCGACGTCTCGCGGCACTTCTTCACCGTCGACCAGGTCAAGCGCTACATCGACCAGGCGGCGCTCTACAAGCTGAACAAGCTGCACCTGCACCTCAGCGACGACCAGGGCTGGCGCATCGCCATCGACTCCTGGCCGCGCCTCGCGTCGTACGGCGGCTCCACGCAGGTCGGCGGCGGCAAGGGCGGCTACTACACGAAGGCGCAGTACAAGGAGATCGTCGCGTACGCCGCGTCGCGCCATCTGGAGGTCATCCCCGAGATCGACATGCCGGGGCACACCAACGCGGCCCTCTCCTCGTACGCCGATCTGAACTGCAACGGCGTCGCGCCGCCGCTCTACACCGGTACCGAGGTCGGGTTCAGCTCGCTGTGCGTCAAGAAGGACGTCACGTACGACTTCGTGGACGACGTCATCCGCGAGCTGGCCGCGCTCACGCCCGGCGAGTACCTCCACATCGGCGGCGACGAGGCGCACTCCACCAGCCACGAGGACTTCGTGGCGTTCATGGAGAAGGTGCAGCCGGTGGTCGCCAAGTACGGCAAGAAGGTCATGGGTTGGCACCAGCTGGCAGGGGCCAACCCCGTCAAGGGCGCCGTCGTGCAGTACTGGGGCTACGACAAGACCGGGGCCGCCGAGCGCGAGGAGGTCGTGAACGCGGCGAAGAACGGCACCAAGCTGGTCCTCTCGCCCGCCGACCGCGCCTACATCGACCACAAGTACACCAAGGACACCCCGCTCGGCCTGTCCTGGGCGGGCTACGTCGAGGTCGAGCGGTCCTACGACTGGGACCCGGCGACCTACCTCCAGGGCGCGCCCGCCGACTCGGTCATGGGCGTGGAGGCGCCGCTGTGGACGGAGACCCTCTCGACCTCCGCGCACCTGGACTACATGGCGTTCCCGCGGCTTCCCGGGATCGCCGAGCTCGGCTGGTCGCCCGCGGCCACGCACGACTGGGAGAAGTACAAGGTGCGGCTCGCCGCGCAGGCGCCGCGCTGGGACGCGCTCGGCATCGGCTACTACAAGTCGCCGCAGGTGCCGTGGCCCGGCAAGTGA